CCTACAAAATCGACAACATTAGCGTCATCAAATAATTTAGGGTCAACAACTGTAGAGTTGAGGTTGGTAAAAATTTTAAATTCATTCGTCACACGAATATCATAACCGTATGAACTGAGACCGTAACTGACGACCCCAACACCCACTTGATCCTCGCAAAACGGGGAAATCATCCCCTCTTCGAGAGCCATTTTTCGAATCCATCCATCACTTTTGAGACCCATGTACAATCCATTGTTAATTTTATTTATGGTAGTATAGCACATCTATTACCCTACTTTTAGGAGCGATTACCTCATGGATATGAAACAAATCAAAACACTGGTACAAGAGTTTGACTCAAGTACTCTTTCAAAATTAAAAATTACAATGGATGCTTTTTCGATTGAATTAGAGAAAAATGTAGGTGTTGTAGCAGCGCCTGCAATGGTTGCTGCCCCTGTAGCAGTAAGTGCCCCTGTGGTTGCTTCGGCACCGGCTGTAACAGCGCCTGTCGCAACTCCGCTTAGTGGTGATGCAATCCTCTCTCCGATGGTTGGGACATTCTACTCAGCCCCTTCTCCAGATTCAGCTCCGTTTGTAAAAGTGGGAGATCGAGTTAAAAAAGGTCAAGTTGTCGCGATTCTTGAAGCGATGAAAATTATGAATGAGCTCGAAGCAGAATTTGATTGTGAAATACTTGAGGTATTGAAATCCGATGGTCAAGCGGTAGAGTATGATATGCCTTTATATACCGTTAAGAAGCTCTAATCATGGCAGAAATTAAACGTATTCTCGTTGCCAACCGTGGTGAGATTGCACTGCGAGCTATCCGTACGATTCAGGAGATGGGAAAAGAGGCAGTTGCGGTTTACTCAACTGCCGATAAAGATGCCTCGTATCTCAAGGTTGCCGATGCGGCAATTTGTATCGGTGCCGCTCCTAGCTCTCAAAGTTATCTTAATATCCCTTCTATTATCGCTGCATGTGAAATTAGCGGATGCGATGCGGTGTTTCCGGGATATGGATTTTTATCCGAAAATCAACATTTTGTAGAGATTTGTACCCATCATGGGATTAAATTCATCGGACCGACTCCTGAAGTTATGGTGATGATGTCGGATAAATCCAAAGCGAAAGATGTCATGATTGCAGCAGGTGTTCCCGTGGTTCCGGGTTCTGATGGAGCTATCAAAGATATCGCGGAAGCCAAAGTGCGCGCGCAAGAGGTGGGTTATCCAATCATCCTTAAAGCGGCAGCCGGTGGTGGTGGACGCGGTATGCGCGTCGTCGAAGAAGAGAGCGGTATTGAAAACGCCTTTTTAGCTGCAGAAGCAGAAGCAATCGGTGCATTCGGTGATGGAACCATTTATATGGAGAAATTCATTAAAAACCCTCGTCATATTGAAGTGCAAGTGATTGCCGACTCTCATGGTAATGTCCTTCATATCGGTGAGCGCGACTGTTCTATGCAGCGTCGTCACCAAAAACTTATCGAAGAATCTCCCGCAGTAGCGCTGACTCCTGAAATCCGTGCCGAGTTGCACGCTTCAGCGGTTCGTGCGACCAAGTATATCAAATATGAAGGTGCGGGAACGTTTGAATATCTTCTTGATGCTGATAAAAAGTTCTATTTCATGGAGATGAATACCCGTCTTCAAGTAGAACACTGTGTCTCTGAAATGGTGAGCGGGCTTGATTTAATCGAAATGATGATTCGTGTAGCGGAAGGTGAAGCTCTCCCTCCTCAAGAGAGTGTCATCCTTACTGGTCATTCGATTGAATGCCGTATTACTGCAGAAGACCCGATCAAGTTTTTACCTTCACCGGGACGTATTACTGAGTGGATTGCCCCTGGTGGACGTAATGTTCGTATTGATACTCATGCCCATTCAGGATATATGGTTCCTCCGACGTACGATTCTATGATCGGTAAGTTAATTGTTTATGGTAAAGATCGTAATGATGCGATTTCCCGTATGCACAGAGCCCTTAGTGAATTTAGGATATCAGGAATTAGAACAACTATCCCTTTTCATCTAAAAATGATGAAAAATCCCGATTTTATCAATAACAACTTCGATACCAAATACCTCGAAAATTACAACGGCTAATCGCTGTTGTAATTGTATATTTTTTAATTTCATAAAATATAACTATAAAACCTCTCTTTATTTTTAAATCTTTATTCTTTTGATTATTTAGTACATTTTAGGCTGATTTTATTGTCTAAT
The sequence above is drawn from the Sulfuricurvum sp. genome and encodes:
- a CDS encoding acetyl-CoA carboxylase biotin carboxylase subunit; its protein translation is MAEIKRILVANRGEIALRAIRTIQEMGKEAVAVYSTADKDASYLKVADAAICIGAAPSSQSYLNIPSIIAACEISGCDAVFPGYGFLSENQHFVEICTHHGIKFIGPTPEVMVMMSDKSKAKDVMIAAGVPVVPGSDGAIKDIAEAKVRAQEVGYPIILKAAAGGGGRGMRVVEEESGIENAFLAAEAEAIGAFGDGTIYMEKFIKNPRHIEVQVIADSHGNVLHIGERDCSMQRRHQKLIEESPAVALTPEIRAELHASAVRATKYIKYEGAGTFEYLLDADKKFYFMEMNTRLQVEHCVSEMVSGLDLIEMMIRVAEGEALPPQESVILTGHSIECRITAEDPIKFLPSPGRITEWIAPGGRNVRIDTHAHSGYMVPPTYDSMIGKLIVYGKDRNDAISRMHRALSEFRISGIRTTIPFHLKMMKNPDFINNNFDTKYLENYNG
- the accB gene encoding acetyl-CoA carboxylase biotin carboxyl carrier protein, which encodes MDMKQIKTLVQEFDSSTLSKLKITMDAFSIELEKNVGVVAAPAMVAAPVAVSAPVVASAPAVTAPVATPLSGDAILSPMVGTFYSAPSPDSAPFVKVGDRVKKGQVVAILEAMKIMNELEAEFDCEILEVLKSDGQAVEYDMPLYTVKKL